The Candidatus Cloacimonadota bacterium genome segment AGGATGATATGCGGAAGCTCCTGATACTCCTTTTCCAGGACATGAATGACCGTCTTGTCATCGAACAGGTTGGCGGGGCTGCCCTGGCTGTTATCCCCCACTCCCTTGTTCTGATCCTGTATTTCGTGCTCAAGTTTTGACAGCGTGAGTATATCCGGGGCGAAGTGAGTCTTGGAGAGTGATCCGTTGGCGATTTTGGAGCTTGTAACAGAGCCATCGGTGATGTGACTGGCATTGACGGAGTTGTTCTGCAGTCCTCGGGTGTCGAGCCTGCCGATGATACAGGTCTTGCCGCTGAACTGGCCAAAGGGACTGCCCAGGTCATCCCAGAGCTCATAGTAGCCGCAGCCGGCCTCAGATTCAATGCTGATCTCGTAGTACCCGGAACCCCCGGTGACCTCGATCAGTTTGATCCCCTCAGCCCAGGATTGTCCCGGTCTGAGCAAGCGGACATCCACGCCTGACCTGGGCTTGCGGATGCTGCCATCCATATAGTAGTAGCTGATGCCGTATTTATACATGTGATCTCCTTCTGATCTCCTCCCCTAACATAGCGGGGTGACTGTCTCGTCAAAGTCGGTGATGATAATGCCACCGAAGTCGATATAGCCGGGTGAGCCGATGTATCTCGATTCCAGGCTAAACTTGACCTTCGTGGGATACTCATGCAGATCATCCGGACACTTGGGCAGTTGAGAGATGGTGACCGGGAACTGGCTGTTGATATTGTTGTAGGCGGTGTATTCCAGATAGAGCCTGCCCGGGCCGAGGAGGAAGCTCATCAGGTTGTAGTATTCGGCTGGCTCAAGTACCGCCTCCAGATCGAAGGAGTCCTCCCGGTAGGCTTCCCTTCTATGTGTGATGGTGGGATCATAAGCGTTCTTCTTCTCGATGCGGTACTTCTGATTGGGCGCGTACTCGATTTGCCCGTTGGGACAGAAGAAGTAATAGATGCCGTCGTTAGCCCAGCGGATAAGCTTGAATCCCTTTATAACAACCATGCTTTCACCCTGTATTCATCTTCAATATAGTTCCGTTCCAGTTCGGTTATGGCATAGATCTGATTCTGGATGCGTATCCTGGACTGGAGGGTGAGGTTGTATTTGGAGAGACTATCGATGGTAGCCTCGCAGCTCCACTTGGAGTCGTGGAAGTCGATCAGATAGTCTTTGATCAGGTTCTGGAGTTGAGAGGTATCCCCAGTCAGGATATCCAGTGAGCTTATCTGGGGCTTCTCCGGATTGCCCCGCTTGGTTACGAAGTCGACCACATCGTCAGCATCGATGTCTATCACTGTACTACTGTAGGCATCCTTGTTTTTGAACACGATCTGCCCTTGGGGATTGCTGAAGGTGGTGGCATTGTAAAGCATGAGCATGGCCTGCAACACCTTGATGTTATCGGTCTGCTCATCAGTGTAGTTGACGTAAGCCTTGCCGGGATGCAGCTTGGCCGGGAAGAGGTTGCCATGAAAGTGGGCTTCGATCCAGTGGTTGACGTACTGGCTGCTGCCATAGCTGCGGCCATCGATAGATCCCACAGAGACCAGTCCATTGTAGAGGGTGGACTCGGAGATGCCGTTCCCGGTAAAGAAGCCGATGAACTCATTGGTGGCGTTTTCGAGGAAGGCCAGGTTTTCCACCCAGTCGGTCTTTTCGTCATACTCGACCACTACCGGGCAGATGTTGTTGAAGAACTTGTAGACCCGGCCCCGGTAGCGGCCCTGATACCTGGTGGTGGCGGGACTGGGATAGGTGGCCTTGATCACCTTCATGTAGGCAAAGACGAAGCTCATGCGGTTGGCTATGGTATCGATCAGATATCCCCACTGAGGACCCGGCCAGCCGGAGCCGTCATAGCTGTAAGTCCAGCCATGGGTGGGATTGGGAAAGGCAAGCAGATCATCGAAGCCGATATGGGCGATGGTCAGGGCGTTGCCGCTGCCGATGTTCAGGGTAGGCAAGCTGAACTGGCTGGAGTAAGGGATGTTGACGGGTATCTTCTGCCCGATGTCCTGCATGAAGTAGGCCAGTATCCATTGCGGAAGGTAACCCGCGGAAAGGGAATAGTAGTGGGTGAGATCGGAGAACAGGGAAAGCAGCTTGATCTTGTCGTAACAACTGATTTTGAGGATACCGGAGGCTACATCGAATGATAGCTGAGAGGTATCTATGATGCCCGTAAAGAATAGGGCCTCATCCCGGTAGACCTTAACTTCAAAGTGCGAGATATAACGCTCATGTTCATTTTCCCCACTCAGGATGTTCTCCTGTATCCAGACAGTGGGAAAGCACTCAAACACGAGCCGCTTGGGTTCACGGCTGTAGTTGGAAACCGACTGCAGCTTATCGGCTGAGACAGATAGGCTGATGATGGCTCTGTTGCTGGAGCTATCCTCCAGGCTATGCTTGACCTGGTTGTAGTCGGGAGCATCGGTCTTGCCCATTACGAAGTCGATTTTGAATAGGTTAGGCATCAGATCTCACTCCTGATTATCTTGCCGGTTTCGGCTATTTCAGAGACCTTGACCGGATCATTGGATAGCGGATCTACGTTTACTTCGATGATGGGCTTGGAGTCCATCACCGTTTGCCTGAGTGAGACGATCTCGTCTTTCAGGGCGGCAATCAGATCGATCAGGGTATTCATGCTGCCACTCTTAGAGATCGCCCCACCAGCGGCATAAGATTCGCCCAGGTTATTAGGAATAGGCACTGAGGGAACAGGCATGGACGCAAAGGCAAGCTTGACCTGATCCAGGGGTGCGAAGTTGAGGAAGTCGAACAGGTTCCTGCCCAGGGCCTTGACCCGGTCCTTGGCGGTGATGTATTCCTCACCCTCAGCCTCGATCAGGATGCCGCCTTGAGCATGGGAAGGTCCGTTCAGTAGGCCGCCAGTGGCTTTCTTTTCAAACTTGGTGGAACTGATCTTGGCGATATTGGCTATCCCGGCTGTCATCGCAGCCGCTGCGGCAGCAACCGCCAGTCCGGGTCCAACTACGGGAATGCCCACCATAGACTTATAAGCACCGATAGCGGCTGAGAAGGTATCCACGTAGCCCTGAGCTATCGCCGAGGCTTTCCAGAGCTTGAAGCCACGCTCGGTATCCTTGTCCTGAGCGGAGGCAATATCACCGAAGATCTTGGAGATGCCGCTGGCTGCCTGAAGCTGGTAATTGGTTCTGAGGGTGGCAAGAGTCTCCTGCTTCTGCCGCTCGATCTCCACTTCAGTCAGTCCGGCTTCCAGGAGCTTGGCTTTCATCTTCTCATAGTACTTATCCACCTCTAAAAGCTGTTTGCCGTAACTGTCACCGACGTTGTCCAGGTCACGGGAATGGAACTCGTCCCGGATATCCTGCAGTTCCTGCAGCTTGGCCTGTTCCTCATCCTGACGTTCCTGGAGCAGCTTGGCATGCCGGGTATCGGCCCCGGCTATCTGAGCCTGGATAAGCTGCTGTTCTTTCTCCGGAAGGTTCTGCTGAGCCCAGGCATAATACTCTTCCATGCTGACCTTCAAAGCATCATAGGAGGAAACACCCAGGCTTTCCAGGTTGGAGAAGTAGTCGATTTCAGCCTTGTATCTGGCTTGGACAGCATCCTTCTCTTTGGTGATAAGTTCATTATCCTGCTGAGTCTTCCATGCATCCAGATTCTCGATGGCTTGACGTTCGGCATCACTGCCATCCTGAGTAAACTCCCTAATCAAAGCCAGCCTTCTTTGATACTCGGCCTCTATTCTATCAGTCTCAGTCTGGCGCAGCCGGGCAAGCTCTTCCATCAAACGCAGAGCTTCCCTGCGTCTGCTTTCCGCTTCCGAAGCTGCGGGACTGGGTACCGGAGCGGGAGTACTGCCACCACCTCCACCGCTTCCCTGATCGAAGGTGAAATCAGACACTTCCAACACCGCCTTGCGGTAGGCGTCACCCAAAGCCTGCAGATCGTATTTAGCGGCCTGTAGCTTGCCAGATAGTGCCCCAAACGTGTTGACCGTCCTCTCTAACTTGAGCCACTCACCATCGTTGCCGAAGTAGGAGGCAGGGTTGAAGCCCATAGCGTTGCGGTCACTGGTCAGGAACTCCCAGTCCACCGAAGCCTTCAACTGGTTCATCCTGTTCCTGGCGGTTTCGTATTCAGCCCGCTTGTTATCCAATTCGATCTGCAGCTCGGCTACCCTCCGGACCTGGGCGTTGTACTTCTCGCCGTAGATCTCGGCCACCTTCTTCTGCATCAGCGCTTCGGAGGCAGCCCGCAGGGCAGTGGCCAGGTTATTGTAGGCGGCTGTCTCTAAGTTGATGTTGCCCAGATATTCCGAGTAGTTGTCATTCAGGGACTTGATGACGTTCTTCAGCTCCCGCTTGTCAGCGACGGTAAGAGAGGAAGCGGAACGCAGTTCCAGTAACCTGGTAGCCAACAGGCTGAACTTCTCAGCCTCCACCGACACCTGACGTTCAGCATCCTTGATCTCATCCTTCATGCTCCTTTGAGCAGTGCTAACCTCATCAGTTTTCATGGATGCCGCTGCCAGACCAAAGCCCAAGGCAGATAAAGCTCCCACCACTATGCCGATGATCCCCGCTACCGGGTTCATGGCTACCTGCAGGGCATGATAGGCTGCAGTCAGAGCGGTAATCGCAGTGGTAACGGTACCGATAATGGGGATGGCGATCACGATCCCGGTCACGAAGCCTTTCATCACAGGAGACAGGCTGTCATAGGCATCCATGAGCAAGCGAAGTCCCCGCAGGAGAGGATTGATCAGAGTGGTGAGCATATCGCCCACCGTTTCCTGGATATCTCCCCAGGCATTGGCATTCTGCAGGCGGAGGTCAGCCAGGGCTTCGGCTGTGCCGCCATAGTCCTCACCTAACTTCTCGACCAGATAGGAGACCCCCTCAGTCTTGAGCCGGGTATCGTCCAACACAATCCCATAGCGGCCCAACATAGCGGTATGCCCGTTCAGTGCCCGACCCATGAGGTCAAAGGCGGACTCCACGCTCATCCCGGTGGCTTTGTTGGCTTCCGTGAAGTCCAACAGTAAGGGCACCAACTGCTGAATCTCGTCCTTGTTGAGTTTGAAGGTCTGGGACAGCTTGGACATCAGAGACAGGAGCTGATCGTCCTCGAAGTTGGTCACTTGCTGCATCGAGGAAGCGAAGTTGCCCATCTCTTCCGCAGCTTCGCCGAAGGCTACTGCAGCCAGAGTCATGGCCTGTCTTTGACCCAGTGAAGCATCTAACAGACCGTTCATAGACCTGGCCAGACCGCCCACCACCTGCAGGACTCCATCCACTGCGATCTTCACGTCACGAATTGTTGCCAGAGCCTGTTCCGCGGTTATTTTAACTGTAGCAGGTTTCTCCACCACAGACTGGGCGGACTCCGCCTCCTGCTTGACTTCGGCAAGCTTTTGGCTGGCGTCTGTAGTGGTTAAGATGAGTCTAAAGGTTAGGTCGGGCATAAGGTGTGAAAATAAACATTGACAATCTTCTAATTTTGCTGTAGAAATGAGGTAACAAATTGGGAAAGGAGACTAACATGTCCTGGAAAGAGATGATCCCTGGTTGTTTTGGTAAGCGTGATTTGGTGTACGCGAATAGCTCTTTTGATAAAAAAAGGGCTATTGAAATGGTGGCAGCAGCTAACAAAGAGAATGTGACAAAGACTGAGTTTATCACATCTATGAGAGATTACATGCTCAAGAGGGGAACGGAACTCGGCATTAATAATCTGTCCGATCATATTGAAAAACAAATGAAGTATATTTTGAGGAGGAATTTCGTTAAAGGCACCTCCAAAATATTAGATCGGGAATAGTGCAACAAATCAATAATTCCTAATTAGTAGCTCAATCTCCGTCTGGAAAGCCCCAGATACTGAGTACTGCGTCTCGACTTCATCAATGATGCAGCCATCGTACAACTGCTTGATGTAAGGATCGTTATTGTAGGATAGCAGGAACTTGCCCTTGATCTGCTTCAGAGCTTCTACCAGCTCTTCATGCTGGTTGAAAGCGTTCGCGTCCTCACGTTCGTAGATGTGCTCCTTGGTATAGTAGGGAGGGTCCAGATAGAAGAA includes the following:
- a CDS encoding DNA adenine methylase, coding for FFYLDPPYYTKEHIYEREDANAFNQHEELVEALKQIKGKFLLSYNNDPYIKQLYDGCIIDEVETQYSVSGAFQTEIELLIRNY